The genomic stretch GAGACTTAGCTTGCATGGGCGCTGGTATGGGAAGCCCAAAGAATTTAATCATTTCTTATACCGTGTTTTGTCGAATTCCCTGCAATGTAACAAATAATCTTAATATTTGCAAACTTTTATAATTAAATTCTTTACAAAATCCTCAATTTATGATCTGGTCTCGGTTTCGAGGCTAAAACCTATTGTCAAGGGGTATCTACGGGTTAGGTACAAATACTCAATTGTTATAGGCGCTGCTTGTTGGGTACTTGGTGGAAACCTTTTAGCTAAGGGAATAGGGGCTGGTGATTGGAGTCTACTGTTGCGGATTAGGAGAACCTGGCTTATCGGCGTCTTTACAAAACTGGGAAGAATTTAGATGGCGCTGACTATTTCCAATAGCCTTACTTGGAGATTAGAGTTTGAAAATAAATATAAATATAGATTTTTAGATAAGGTTCAAGTTAAAGGCGGAACAAACTCCGTCCCTTTCTTTGAGATATTCGATATTAACTAGCTTCCCACCATCCAGTTAAAGTTAAAATCCCGTAAAAATTTTCAACTTGGTATATTATATTACCAAAAATATTTTTTTAAAGCCTTGTAAATATTCCAACAGATATTGCAAACAAATAAAGAGGATAAAGCAGGTAAACTGTACGTTCAACGCTGCAAAAAAATGCAAAAATATCCGCTACCTGAAGAATGGAGCGGAGCCTAAATTTGAGACAACAAATGTTAGAAGTTTGTTATTTAAATAGTGTATTAGGGCAAACGCAGAGGGATTGCCCTAATGCCAATCAAGTGCGCGATCGCTAGCTTCACAACTTAGCGCTACTCTCGCAAGAGATAACCAACTCTTTACATTTTAGAACCCTTTTTCTGGTTCTCTGCTTGAGTTTTAACTGCATCTACAACATTGTAGTCATTGCGCCCCGGAGGAGTTCTTGATTCGATCACGCCTTCTGTAGGACCGCCAATTGCTTTCCATGCAGGAAAGCCACCTTTTAGTTCAGCTACGTTAGAAAAATTAGCCGCACGAAGTTGGCTTGCAGCTTGAGCAGCTTGCTCATCGGTTTCAGCATAAATGTAGATATCGCGGGTGGGCTGAAGCGCTCCCTGTGCGCGTTCTACCAATTCATCCGCCGGCATGGACATTGCACCGAGGATGTGGCCATCGTTGAAGGTGTTGCGCTCGCGCACATCTAGAATTGTAAAAGCTGGTTCGCCCCATTCTAGGCGGGCTTTCAAATCATGCACTGACGACTGTTGTTTAAATCCCGGTGGGGTGGGAGTAATATCTGGCAGAGCGTCTTTTGCGTCTATAATCGCGTCTTCAATTTTTTTCATAATAAAGTGTTACCGAATTACTTCCCCTGAACTTTAACAAGGCATTTACCTTCGCCTTATCCTTCTTGAGGGAGAAAGTTTTAACTATCCTTCTTTAGGTATAGTTGAGCGCCAGAAGCGCGAGCGCGCCAGAAGCGCGAGCGCAAAGTATTTTATTTTAGATTTTAAATTCTCTGCTACATCAATTGCCTATTCTCTACCTTCTACGGAAAGGTTCTTCACTACTCCAGCAACGACGAATAAGTTTGAACTCATCAAGTATCGAAAATATACTTTTCATATAATCTCCACCAGTCCATCTAGATGCTCGTTCCAATCCGCGTTGCACAAGTGTAGAGCGCAGTTCGGGATTATCGTAAAGCGATTTAATTGCCATAGCCAGCTGCTTCTCATCTTTAGCATCTACTAACAAAGCAGCATCTCCCAATTGCTCATTTGCACCTGCAACAATTGACGCAACAACAGGACAACCTAAAGCAAATGCCTCTAACGGAGGTAAATTATCAGGCCCGTAAAGAGTCGTAAAAGTTAATGCAAAGGCGTTGCGGTATAGTAACATCAAGTCTTCCTGGGGTACAAACCCTAGAAAATGCACTTGATTGGATAGATTAAGATCTGCCACCAATTTTTGGATATATTGCTGATTTCCTTTGTCTGCACCAACAAGCACAAGTGGTAAAACAAGGTTATGCTCATCGCGCAAAAATTGCAAAGCTAGTAATAATGCAGCATGATTCTTATGCGGCCAAAATTGCGCTGGATAAAATAAATATTGTGCAGGAATATTGTATTTATTCAGGACTTGTTGTTCGTCGTTTGAAGTAAAATTTAGGGCAAAATTAGGAGTAGGATAAGGGATAACTTTAATACGTTCTGGCGCTACTTGATAAAACCGTTCAATCTCAGCTTTGCCAGCTTCGGTTCCGGTAATTATTGCCGCAGAGCGTTGGATCTTAGTTCCGTAAGAGCGATCGCGCTTCTCCCATCGTCCGCCTGTACTCACTTCAGGGAAATAAGGTTGGTTGCGATGTTCCAAATCCCACACTGTAGTAATGTATGGAATTTCCATTGTTAAATAATCGTATGTCCCTAATTCCAGATACCAAAATATTTCAACGCCGCTGTTTAAAACAAATTTCTCTTCCAGATTTTCTACTTTTACTTGTTTAAATATGCCGCTTGTAGTTTTGTTTAACTTATATTTGAGCCGTTCTTTTAGGGTACGGTTTGCGTAGCTACGCTGAATAGGAATAACCTCAATATGTTTGGCTGATATTTCTTTTTCTAGCCCTTGGCTCCTAGTAAATACCATAAATTTGTGACCGCTGTCAGCCCCATATTTGAGCAGCGATTGAAATATGGCTGTTTCAAATGTAGAACCTCCACCGACTTCAGCTTTAAGATTTTTTAGATATAAACCAACTTTCATATAATTTCACCTAGCTCCAATTGTGCATGATGTTGCCACAAATCAGATCCCCCCTTTCCCCCCTTAATAAGGGGAAAAAGGGGGGAATCGTTATCAAAATAATAGTGCATTAATCATCCTCTTATTACGAAGAAAACCTGCCAAGTATTAGCTCCGGCTTTCTTCCCTGTCATCCATTCACCATAGGTAATCAATTCCAGAGCGTTTTCCTTAAGTAATAAATCAATTTCCGGCTTAAATAAATATCGCATTTTGTGAGTTTCGTGGATTTGTTCCACTGTACCGCTATCTTTACTTTGGATAAATACTTGATAATTTACATCCACTAAATTATCATTAAAATCCATTATTGGTTCTGCAATACGAGTAACAATAATTTCTTCGTCCTCCAAGCGTTTGACTCTAACCGTCGGGCGATCGCTCAACACTGCGGGACCATACCAACAGTCAAAAATAAACACTCCTCCCGGCTTAAGATGATATTTTGCAGTAGCAAAAGCAGCCTGCAAATCGTCGTTACTCGTCTGATAGCTAAATACGTGAAATAGCGAGATCGCCGCATCAAATTTGCGCTCTAGGCGGACGTTGCGGATATCACCTTGAGAAAAGTTTAGCTGGCATGCAAGTGCTGGAGGTAAAGTAAGCGATCGCGTCTGCGCCTGCTCCAGCATATCAGCGCTCAAATCTACACCGTAAACTTCATATCCCGCCTGTGCTAGAAGCGCTGCATGTGCCCCCGTTCCACAGCCTAACTCTATAATAGATTCTGTACCAGGGGCATAACTTTGCAGCAATTGATTAACAAAATTTGCCTCAGTTGCGTAGTCTTTATCTCGGTACAAAAGATTATAGTAGCGGGCATAATTTGCAAATACTTTCACGCCATCACCTCACGTAAAACAGCAGCGACCCGTTCCATTTGTTCATCAGTCAAAGCCATTCCGCTAGGAACATAAAAGCCTCGACGCGCGATCCGTTCTGAAACAGGGTGAGACTCTTCCTTAAACAATCCCATTTTATGAAATACTGGCTGCTCGTGCATAGGCCAAAAAAATGGCCGAGTACCGATGTTTTTTTCAGCCAAAAGCCTCATTGCTTCTGGCGCATCAAAAGGCACTTCGTCTTTTAAAACCAAGCCATATACCCAATAAATATTTTCAGCATAATCTGTGCGCGGGACTGGCAATTCTAAGCCGGGAATGTCTGCAAAAAGTTCTGTGTAGCGCTTACCCATGCGACGCTTTCTGGCTACAAACTCATCCAATCTCTCTAGTTGAGCCACACCCAATGCGGCTTGTAAATTAGTCATGCGTAGGTTCCATCCCAGTTCTTCATGGATGAAGCGCTGCTTGGGTTGAAAGCACAAATTCCTTAAAGAACGACAGCGTTCCGCTAAATTATAGTCATCGGTGGCAATCATTCCGCCTTCACCCGTGGTTATATGTTTGTTGGGGTAAAAGCTAAACGTGCTAATATCTCCAAAGCTGCCGCAGGGTTTATCTTTATAGGTTTGACCATGCATTTCAGCAGCGTCTTCAATCACCTTTAAATTGTATTTTTCAGCTAGGGCTAATATGGGAGCCATATCTACTGGTAAACCATAAATATGTACTACCATAATTGCTTTGGTTTTTGGTGATATCTTCGCTTCCATCTGGTCAATATCGATATTCCAGGTATGGCGATCGCAATCCACTACAACTGGTACAGCACCCGCTCTAACAATGGCGGCTGCACATGAAATTATAGTAAAAGTTGGCAGAATTACTTCATCTCCTGCCCCGATTTCTAAAGCTACCACCGCCGCATCTATAGCGACAGAACCGTTACTCACGGCTATTCCATATTTGCGCCCAACCCGGGTAGCAAATTCTTCTTCAAATCTTCTAACAAATGGCCCTTCAGAGGAAATCCAACCACTGTCAATACACTCGTTGAGATATTGCCTTTCTTTACCATCTAATAGGGGCTGGTTAACTGGAATTGGTTCTATCATTCTTCAAGTTGGCTCTGCTATATTTACCATTTCTGCGGCGACACCCGGAAAACGAGTTTTGTCTTGTTCTCCAACATAGGGGCCTTGCTTGACTTCAATCATTTCCACTTCTTCTATTACTTCAAACCCATGACCGCCTTCAACCAGCAGAATGATGTCACCTGCCCCTATTATGCGGCTTTCTAAATATTCTTGCTGTTGATTATAAAAATCAACGCGGAGTTTGCCTTTCTTTATTAAAAGAACTTCTTGGGTGTAGTAAACTTCGCGAGGTACAAGATTGTGGACGTGGGGTGGAATTTCTTTCCCAGCTGGATGCTTCATGTACGCAAGTTGTTGGGAAAAACTGTTAGGCGTAAAAAAGTGAATTCCCGGCTTACTGAAGTCTGAAGAAATAATCATCGCAAGCAGGCGATTGTCGTATATAATTTGTTGAACTAATTCGTGGGTCAAAACGGATGTCATAGAGTGGTTAAAGGTTTTCCGTAGAAGTAAACGGTTAGAGTAAATACCGCTTAATTAGAATATTAATAGCCTGTTATTTATTGGTCATCGGCTATCGTGCAGACAAAGAAGCACCCAATTGTCGCCTTGCGGTTATGGCGATCGCCCGCGCTTTTATACTAATCAAAAAAACGGCGTCTAGCAATATAGAGTCTGGCTATATATGTTTATGTACAAGGGTAATTGCACTGAGAACTATAATGACATTGACTGGCGGCTATAAGCTTATCAAATACTGGACTGTGGCTAAAAAAAAGTGTAAGACAACGCGGCTAAAATAAAATCTGCTTTGTAAATACACGCATCGGCGACTGTGTTTAGCACCCAAGGTTTGCAACCAAATTTTGATTGCATTTTCACTCTAGTTATTTTATAAGAATAATCTGACTTAACTGATTTATAGATAAAGTTTAGTTGTAATGTTAGTTGGTTAGGCTAAAGGTTTGCTCGAAGGAAGGGGCGATGCTTTACCCTAGACTAGAAATTATGAATCTTAGTATTAGAACCCTACCCGCTGACGTAGTGTATTTGATCGCCGCTGGAGAGGTGATTGACTCTCTGGCTGCTGCCGTGCGAGAACTGGTGGAAAATGCCCTCGATGCAAGAGCGTCGCGCATTACTATTTCGTTATGGCCCAGCCAGTGGCGGGTGCGCGTGGCAGACAATGGCATCGGCATGGAATTGGCAGACTTGCAGGAGGCGGCGAAGCCTCACAGCACAAGCAAAATAAGCAGTTGTGAAGATCTGTGGAAAATTACCAGCCTCGGTTTTCGCGGGGAGGCTTTGCACAGTCTAGCGGCTCTGGCTTGTCTGGAGATTTTGAGCCGGGGGGCAAAAAGCGCTGAAGGTTGGCGTGTTAATTATAATTCCCAAGGGGAAGCGATCGCCGCTGTACCAGCGGCGATCGCTCCCGGAACTGTTGTTACTGTCTCGGATTTGTTCGGTACGTGGGAAGTCCGCCGCCAAGGGTTGCCCTCCCAATCGCAACAGCTACAGCGCATTAAAGCAACCATAGAACAAATTGCCCTGTGCCATCCCCAGGTTACTTGGCAGGTGCAGCAAAATGACCGCGATTGGTTCACCATTAGTCCGGGCGCAACAGCACGACACATTTTGCCCCAAATCGTGCGCGAGGTGCGCTTGAACGACTTGCACCAGATGTCGGTAGAGGTTCCCTCAAAAGGCGCTGAGAATCCGCAATCGAAAATAGAACATCGAAACTCGAAAATCCAATTGCTGCTAGGGTTGCCAGACAAATGCCACCGCCATCGCCCGGATTGGGTGCGCGTGGCGATGAACGGACGCATGGTAAAGTCTCCCGAATTGGAGCAAACTATACTGGGAGCTACAGTGCGGACGTTGCCGCGCGATCGCTACCCGATATGTTTTCTGCATCTGCAAATTTGTCCTTCGCAAATTGACTGGAACCGCCATCCCGCTAAGGCAGAAATTTATTTGCACCAATTGAGTTACTGGCAAGAACAAGTTACGGGTGTAATTGAGCAAGCTTTGCACCTCAACGTTGAGGTAAACGAGCGATCGCCTTTAGCCTCGCGCGTCGGAACCTTACTAAAAGCCGCAGAAGCGAAGGTTGCTTATGGTGTCAGCCGTTCCATTCAACCAACACCAGATAGTAAAGTAGCAACCAATGCCAGAGAAATTGGACTTATCGAACTGCGAGCCGTTGCCCAAGTCCACAACACTTATATCGTGGCAGAGCATGCGGCTGG from Microcoleus sp. FACHB-831 encodes the following:
- a CDS encoding class I SAM-dependent methyltransferase → MKVFANYARYYNLLYRDKDYATEANFVNQLLQSYAPGTESIIELGCGTGAHAALLAQAGYEVYGVDLSADMLEQAQTRSLTLPPALACQLNFSQGDIRNVRLERKFDAAISLFHVFSYQTSNDDLQAAFATAKYHLKPGGVFIFDCWYGPAVLSDRPTVRVKRLEDEEIIVTRIAEPIMDFNDNLVDVNYQVFIQSKDSGTVEQIHETHKMRYLFKPEIDLLLKENALELITYGEWMTGKKAGANTWQVFFVIRG
- a CDS encoding rhodanese-like domain-containing protein; translation: MKKIEDAIIDAKDALPDITPTPPGFKQQSSVHDLKARLEWGEPAFTILDVRERNTFNDGHILGAMSMPADELVERAQGALQPTRDIYIYAETDEQAAQAASQLRAANFSNVAELKGGFPAWKAIGGPTEGVIESRTPPGRNDYNVVDAVKTQAENQKKGSKM
- the mutL gene encoding DNA mismatch repair endonuclease MutL; the protein is MNLSIRTLPADVVYLIAAGEVIDSLAAAVRELVENALDARASRITISLWPSQWRVRVADNGIGMELADLQEAAKPHSTSKISSCEDLWKITSLGFRGEALHSLAALACLEILSRGAKSAEGWRVNYNSQGEAIAAVPAAIAPGTVVTVSDLFGTWEVRRQGLPSQSQQLQRIKATIEQIALCHPQVTWQVQQNDRDWFTISPGATARHILPQIVREVRLNDLHQMSVEVPSKGAENPQSKIEHRNSKIQLLLGLPDKCHRHRPDWVRVAMNGRMVKSPELEQTILGATVRTLPRDRYPICFLHLQICPSQIDWNRHPAKAEIYLHQLSYWQEQVTGVIEQALHLNVEVNERSPLASRVGTLLKAAEAKVAYGVSRSIQPTPDSKVATNAREIGLIELRAVAQVHNTYIVAEHAAGVWLVEQHIAHERVLYEQLCDRWQIVPLEPPAILNDLSPARVEQLQRIGLDVEPFGEQLWAVRTAPAILRGRSDCPDALKELACGGDLQAAQVAVACRTAIRNGTQLTLIEMQTLLEQWQRTRHPRTCPHGRPIYLSLEESSLARFFRRHWVIGKSHGI
- a CDS encoding DegT/DnrJ/EryC1/StrS aminotransferase family protein → MIEPIPVNQPLLDGKERQYLNECIDSGWISSEGPFVRRFEEEFATRVGRKYGIAVSNGSVAIDAAVVALEIGAGDEVILPTFTIISCAAAIVRAGAVPVVVDCDRHTWNIDIDQMEAKISPKTKAIMVVHIYGLPVDMAPILALAEKYNLKVIEDAAEMHGQTYKDKPCGSFGDISTFSFYPNKHITTGEGGMIATDDYNLAERCRSLRNLCFQPKQRFIHEELGWNLRMTNLQAALGVAQLERLDEFVARKRRMGKRYTELFADIPGLELPVPRTDYAENIYWVYGLVLKDEVPFDAPEAMRLLAEKNIGTRPFFWPMHEQPVFHKMGLFKEESHPVSERIARRGFYVPSGMALTDEQMERVAAVLREVMA
- a CDS encoding glycosyltransferase family 1 protein: MKVGLYLKNLKAEVGGGSTFETAIFQSLLKYGADSGHKFMVFTRSQGLEKEISAKHIEVIPIQRSYANRTLKERLKYKLNKTTSGIFKQVKVENLEEKFVLNSGVEIFWYLELGTYDYLTMEIPYITTVWDLEHRNQPYFPEVSTGGRWEKRDRSYGTKIQRSAAIITGTEAGKAEIERFYQVAPERIKVIPYPTPNFALNFTSNDEQQVLNKYNIPAQYLFYPAQFWPHKNHAALLLALQFLRDEHNLVLPLVLVGADKGNQQYIQKLVADLNLSNQVHFLGFVPQEDLMLLYRNAFALTFTTLYGPDNLPPLEAFALGCPVVASIVAGANEQLGDAALLVDAKDEKQLAMAIKSLYDNPELRSTLVQRGLERASRWTGGDYMKSIFSILDEFKLIRRCWSSEEPFRRR